A window from Citrus sinensis cultivar Valencia sweet orange chromosome 3, DVS_A1.0, whole genome shotgun sequence encodes these proteins:
- the LOC127901384 gene encoding disease resistance protein LAZ5-like: MGTEKIEGICLDMSKVKEIHINSNTFTKMCRLRFLKFYSSIEGENKCKVSDFQGPGFAEVRYLHWHRYPLKSLPSNIQPEKLVLLEMPHSNIQQLWDGVQHHGKLKHIISVVCI, from the exons ATG GGGACTGAAAAAATTGAGGGCATCTGCTTGGATATGTCTAAAGTGAAGGAGATCCATATAAATTCCAATACTTTCACAAAGATGTGTAGATTGaggtttttgaaattttatagcTCAATTGAAGGAGAGAACAAATGTAAGGTATCTGATTTCCAAGGCCCTGGATTTGCTGAAGTGAGGTATCTTCACTGGCATAGATATCCATTGAAATCATTACCATCGAATATTCAGCCAGAGAAGCTTGTTTTACTTGAAATGCCTCATAGCAATATTCAACAACTCTGGGATGGTGTCCAG CATCATGGTAAGCTAAAGCACATAATCAGTGTTGTctgtatataa